The Bacteroidia bacterium genomic interval AAGGCCTGGTCCCAAAATTTTCGGGTAGTCGGCACGGACGATTTAGCACGAATGTTCTAGCTCCTGACATCCTTGCTCCGGGGGTACACATTCCCTGTGCCCAACCCATAGGAGGCATAGGAAATTTTAGCGGAACTTCCATGGCAGCAGCTCTGGTGGCAGGAGTAGCAGCTTTACTTTTGCAGGCCGTACCAGAGGCCCATGCGGATCTCCTGTATGACGCCTTCTGCTACAGCTCTCAATATGCTTGCGAAACGAATCGCAAACATGTTCGCTGTGGGCTCCTGGATGCTGAAGCTGCTCTCGTCTATTTACAGGTACATAAAAAGCTATCTCCCCAGAAACGGCCGACTAGACCTTCCACCAAACCTATAGGCTGGAAAGACCCCCGGCTTATGCATCAACTAACCCATACCGATAATAAGGAGAGCCTTACAGCAATCTATATATTTCATCCGAACCTGACAGATAAGGTCTGGGAGGCCAGAATGAGACAGGAAATGCAATTCCTTCTAAGGGAAAGTGATTCCTTTTCAACAGACTATTTATCACGGGCAAAAGCCCTGGTCCTGACTGGCACTCCAGCCTTACACCAAAAGGTACTTCTGCATCCTGCATTAAGCTATGCCAGTGCGGCAGATGCAGGAAGTTTCCTTCAAGTTAAACCCAAGCTATACTCAACCTAACCCTAAGAATCATGTTCAGAATACGTCCCTATAGCATCGGATTATTACTAGCACTTTGTGTATTAATCAGCTCTTGTAGCACCCCAAAAATTCTCTTTACAGTCAGTGAGGGAAAGGAAGTAGTGGCAAAGAAGGACCAGATCAGTATAACTCGAAATGGACAAGAGCTCCTGGCTGAAAAGGATATGAAATTCGAAGAGGGAGATCTGCTGCAAATTTCGGAAGGAATAGATGGAACTGCTTTCCGAAGTTTTCAAACGGTCAGTACTGCTCATGGAAATGCAAGTTTGCTTCTCACAAAAGCCTATTTGGAGCAACAAAGTGGTACGGTTCTTCATGTAGCAAAAAAAGGAAAACTCCTACTGCCTGGCATGTCCGTTTCAACTGAAGGTGCTTCCTACCTGGTTAATATCGAGGAAAATACCCTGGAATTGATCGTCTTCAATGGACGAATTTTGGTAAGTTCTACAGAACTAAATCCTCCCTGGCCTCCTTTTGAAGTGAATGCTCGCCAAAAGCGTAAGATTTGGACCAAACGAGGACTTTTGGCTCCCAATCAACCCATGACTCCCCTTGCACTAAATTCCTGGATCGACACAGAAAATCAACTCCTGAAAGCGGGTAATTCTTCCCAGAGGATGGTACCCAGTGTGATTAGCTTGCCAGGTACAGATGCTAAAGGCTTAATTGAATCGGCAGAATTTCCGGTAACGCATACATTTACCAAAGATGAGGAAGGGGAATTGGGAACAATCAGTAAGCAGGAACCTTTGGCCGGAAAGAGAATAGCAGCCAATAAGGAAGTTAAAATATTTGAAAACTCACGACCGGTAATTGTACCTTCTGTATTTGGACTAAGTTTTGGCGCAGCAAAGGATTCTCTGCAAAAGCTTGGACTAGTAGGAGTCGAAGCAGGCAAATCCATCACAGGTTCTGTTCAGCCATCTTTTATCAATTCACAGAAACCTGCTGCCAACGAACAAGCGGCATTTGGGTCAAAGGTCGAACTTACCATTGAAGCTGTTTCTGTAGAGGTCCCGTCTCTTGTAGGAAAATCCGAAGAAGAAGCGAGGCGCATACTCGGGGAGTTAAAGCTTGAAATTGATAGCAGCAAATATGCCTTAGACTATAGCGGGCCTCCTATGGTTATCTCACAAACTCCTGAAGAAAGTCGAAAAGTCACCCCCGCTTCTGTAGTGAAAGTCGTTCTTCAAGCTAAGGGATTCCAGGTACCCAAAGTTGTAGATATGACCGAGACAAATGCCACGCAAACCTTGGTAGAGGCGGGCTTTTCCCTGGGCGAATCTGTTTATAAGAAATCAGATAAAAAAGAGGGTCTAGTTATTGGGCAGTCTCCCACGGCGAATTCTCTAAGTGGAAAAGATGTTAAAGTTGTGCTTACCATTTCCAAAGGAAATTAAACGAAAGCTGCATCTTCCAGCTGGTTCAATTCCTATGAGCGGGCATCCATAATTTTGGAATAAATATAAGTCGGTTTCCCCATTAAGCTGTTAAGGCCTGAAAAAGATCGTCTGGAATTCTCTTGAAAAAATCTGTAACTTTTAAAAAATCGGACATTATGGAATAAATAACTTCCAACAAATGACGCAAATTCCCATTCACGTTTAACATGATAAGCCCCCTATGAAGAGGTCAATCTATCTATTACTCGGGATGCTTTCGGGCATCAATAT includes:
- a CDS encoding S8/S53 family peptidase, encoding MDRSLIHSLLLSQPKLSWALRHLKLDRLHTQGLSGKGIRIGHLDSGIHTNARDLHQKVDLSCVFDWEGNPDKNLCLTDDTGHGTRTASLVVGSSRSRTFIGAAPDASLVSAKVLEGGQIVLRILKGLDWMAAQKVPVILLCAGLPTPNPVFGPMMERLRKQGVLVICPIGNTGNNHFLQPGDHASVLSVGAHDEQGLVPKFSGSRHGRFSTNVLAPDILAPGVHIPCAQPIGGIGNFSGTSMAAALVAGVAALLLQAVPEAHADLLYDAFCYSSQYACETNRKHVRCGLLDAEAALVYLQVHKKLSPQKRPTRPSTKPIGWKDPRLMHQLTHTDNKESLTAIYIFHPNLTDKVWEARMRQEMQFLLRESDSFSTDYLSRAKALVLTGTPALHQKVLLHPALSYASAADAGSFLQVKPKLYST
- a CDS encoding PASTA domain-containing protein, which produces MFRIRPYSIGLLLALCVLISSCSTPKILFTVSEGKEVVAKKDQISITRNGQELLAEKDMKFEEGDLLQISEGIDGTAFRSFQTVSTAHGNASLLLTKAYLEQQSGTVLHVAKKGKLLLPGMSVSTEGASYLVNIEENTLELIVFNGRILVSSTELNPPWPPFEVNARQKRKIWTKRGLLAPNQPMTPLALNSWIDTENQLLKAGNSSQRMVPSVISLPGTDAKGLIESAEFPVTHTFTKDEEGELGTISKQEPLAGKRIAANKEVKIFENSRPVIVPSVFGLSFGAAKDSLQKLGLVGVEAGKSITGSVQPSFINSQKPAANEQAAFGSKVELTIEAVSVEVPSLVGKSEEEARRILGELKLEIDSSKYALDYSGPPMVISQTPEESRKVTPASVVKVVLQAKGFQVPKVVDMTETNATQTLVEAGFSLGESVYKKSDKKEGLVIGQSPTANSLSGKDVKVVLTISKGN